The Marinilongibacter aquaticus genome has a window encoding:
- a CDS encoding tetratricopeptide repeat protein yields the protein MLKSVQIGLLSLIGLQSFGQQGVLKSDVLGQGIGRRPASGEVALDSEKEQQVLFEPKQFKSINQSIIETEHQVVFIGKMAPEGLNIYEIPLFGDYQKSAVQLEEDRLFLENCDKNFESRDKASRFFSDMGWQYLSEGSKEMSTYRFNLAYLLDENNIDAFWGLGVIEYQQGKYEDAIKLMSQGIQRDSKFNVSLMVDLATVHLACYLENSHSIDLQKANKLLSDATLLAPNFANAYFQMSKMHLLENKIDEAWSDFHKGYSLKPSDLDTGLLSQLLEKQADPKGLFK from the coding sequence GTGCTAAAAAGTGTTCAGATAGGCTTATTGTCATTGATTGGCTTGCAAAGCTTTGGCCAACAAGGGGTTTTAAAATCCGATGTGCTGGGTCAGGGAATCGGTCGCAGGCCCGCGAGCGGCGAAGTGGCTTTGGACAGCGAAAAGGAGCAGCAAGTTCTTTTCGAACCGAAGCAATTCAAATCGATTAATCAATCGATTATCGAAACAGAACATCAAGTTGTTTTTATCGGAAAAATGGCCCCGGAGGGTCTGAATATTTACGAAATCCCCTTGTTTGGAGATTACCAGAAAAGTGCCGTGCAGCTTGAAGAAGATCGCCTTTTCCTTGAAAATTGTGATAAAAATTTCGAAAGCCGCGACAAAGCCAGTCGCTTTTTCTCGGATATGGGCTGGCAATACCTCTCTGAAGGAAGCAAAGAGATGTCTACCTACCGCTTCAATCTGGCCTATCTTCTCGATGAAAACAATATCGACGCATTTTGGGGCCTAGGCGTTATCGAATATCAACAGGGAAAATACGAAGATGCCATCAAATTGATGAGCCAAGGTATACAGCGGGATAGCAAATTCAATGTGAGCCTGATGGTCGACTTGGCCACGGTGCACTTGGCCTGTTATCTGGAAAACAGCCACAGCATAGACCTTCAGAAAGCGAATAAGTTATTGAGCGACGCCACCTTATTGGCTCCAAATTTTGCCAATGCCTATTTTCAAATGTCGAAAATGCACCTCTTGGAAAACAAAATTGACGAAGCTTGGAGCGATTTTCATAAAGGATATTCGCTCAAACCTTCTGATTTGGACACTGGCCTGCTTTCCCAATTGTTGGAAAAACAGGCCGATCCCAAAGGCCTCTTCAAGTAA